The proteins below are encoded in one region of bacterium:
- a CDS encoding T9SS type A sorting domain-containing protein has protein sequence MKRHVHAFAALILAALFLAVTPAAAEVTFSPDSLDFGEIQVRKAYFLSFTLTNTGTDSVVLVKMNSGLDLPYYTTSVSLDTVRLAPGEARQVRLRLFPYVKMSVAGFRLSYQYLGANYPALTIMSYYRAVGGDLGCSWLLFRSLRERLVRVLGSRVADLQNTEVRITPPDDLTLRKISADQSEMALGITVAPEAALGVRWMLFESGGVVLDSLLVEVRRSDPDYFPSKDSLLFGPQKSLDTLTVRGRDLWPGCRFEFSLPELSLVSTELLPDSLARLVLRLDQSVTDTVSGMHVENPDSGAMYSQIFIRWNADALPLEPESGAPGAALPRAFSLGANVPNPFNPSTTIAYSVGGEAPVTVHLSVFNLRGQTVATLVDRVVAPGQYTVNWDGRGRGGEKLSSGVYFYRITAGDFSFTRKMVLLK, from the coding sequence ATGAAAAGACACGTACATGCTTTTGCTGCGCTGATACTGGCGGCGCTGTTTCTGGCAGTCACGCCCGCCGCGGCGGAGGTGACATTCTCGCCCGACTCGCTCGATTTCGGCGAGATACAGGTGAGAAAGGCATATTTCTTGAGTTTCACTCTCACCAACACCGGGACCGACAGCGTGGTCCTGGTGAAAATGAACTCCGGACTGGACCTGCCCTATTACACGACCTCGGTCAGCCTGGATACGGTGCGGCTCGCTCCCGGAGAGGCACGCCAAGTTCGGCTCCGTCTGTTTCCATATGTCAAGATGAGCGTGGCAGGCTTTCGGCTGAGTTATCAATATCTGGGTGCCAACTATCCGGCGCTGACCATCATGTCTTATTATCGTGCGGTAGGCGGCGACCTGGGCTGTTCATGGCTTCTGTTCCGCAGCCTTCGCGAGCGGCTTGTCCGGGTGCTCGGGAGCCGGGTGGCTGACCTGCAGAACACCGAGGTGAGAATCACTCCCCCGGACGACTTGACCCTGCGGAAAATCTCGGCCGACCAGTCCGAGATGGCCCTGGGCATAACTGTCGCACCGGAAGCGGCCCTGGGTGTGCGCTGGATGCTGTTCGAATCCGGCGGCGTGGTCCTGGACAGCCTCTTGGTGGAAGTGAGAAGGAGCGACCCCGATTATTTTCCGAGCAAGGACAGCCTGTTGTTCGGTCCGCAGAAAAGCCTCGACACCCTGACCGTGCGGGGGCGTGACCTGTGGCCCGGCTGCCGGTTTGAATTCTCTTTGCCCGAACTGAGCCTCGTTTCCACCGAGCTGCTCCCGGACAGCCTGGCCCGCCTGGTGCTGCGTCTCGATCAGAGCGTAACCGACACTGTCTCGGGCATGCATGTCGAGAACCCGGACAGCGGCGCGATGTATTCTCAAATCTTTATCCGCTGGAACGCCGATGCTCTCCCGCTGGAGCCCGAGTCCGGCGCTCCCGGCGCGGCGCTTCCGCGGGCGTTCAGCCTGGGGGCGAATGTCCCCAACCCGTTCAATCCCTCGACAACCATAGCCTACAGCGTGGGCGGAGAGGCCCCGGTGACGGTGCACCTGAGCGTGTTCAACCTGCGCGGACAGACTGTGGCGACCCTGGTGGATCGGGTGGTCGCTCCGGGGCAGTATACGGTGAACTGGGACGGCCGCGGACGAGGCGGGGAGAAGCTCTCCAGCGGAGTCTATTTCTACCGGATAACAGCCGGGGATTTCAGTTTCACCCGAAAGATGGTGCTGTTGAAGTAA